A stretch of DNA from Staphylococcus sp. KG4-3:
GCAGTAGACGAATTGAAAATTAAATTAAAAGGGCTTAGAAAACAATATGAAGTAGAAGATAATGCATCTCCTATAGAATTTGTAACAGGACGAGTCAAACCTATGACAAGCATTATTGATAAGGCTAATAAACGTCAAATTTCTTTTGATCGTTTACATGAAGAAATGTATGACATTGCCGGTTTGCGTTTAATGTGTCAATTTGTTGATGATATTGATATTGTGGTTAATTTATTAAGACAGCGTCAAGATTTTAAAGTTGTAGAAGAACGGGATTACATTAGTAATACCAAACAAAGTGGTTATCGTTCATTCCATGTCATTATTGAATATCCTATTGAAACATTAAATGGGGAAAAGAAAATATTGGCAGAGATTCAAATTAGAACGCTAGCAATGAACTTTTGGGCAACGATAGAACATACTTTGAGATATAAATATGATGGAGATTATCCACCGGAGATTCAACATCGATTGGAAAGAGCAGCAGAAGCGGCATTTTTGCTGGATGAAGAGATGTCGGAAATTAAAGAAGAAATTCAAGAAGCTCAGAAATATTATTCTAAAAAGCGTGCGAAAAAGCATAATAATGACTAGGGGATGTTACGATGCGTTATACGATTTTATCTAAAGGTGATTCAAAATCGAATGCTTTAAAGCATAAAATGATTAACCATATGAAAGATTTCCAGATGGTTGAAGACCCAGATAATCCAGAAATCGTTATTTCTGTTGGGGGAGATGGAACTCTGTTACAAGCTTTTCATCAGTATAGTCATATGCTATCTCGCTGTGCGTTTGTAGGGGTTCATACAGGGCATTTAGGCTTTTATGCTGATTGGGTGCCACATGAAGTTGAAAAACTTATAATTGAGATTAATAACTCTGAATTCCAAGTCATTGAATATCCTTTGTTAGAAATTATTGTGCGTTATAATGATAACGGATACGAGACACGTCATTTAGCATTAAATGAAGCTACTATGAAAACTGAAAATGGTTCTACTTTAGTTGTTGATGTGAATATTAGAGGTAATCAATTTGAACGCTTCAGAGGTGATGGTTTATGTATATCTACACCATCAGGTTCTACAGCATACAATAAGGCATTAGGTGGCGCATTGATACATCCATCATTAGAAGCGATGCAAATTGCTGAAATTGCATCAATAAACAACCGGGTATTTAGAACTGTAGGTTCTCCTTTAGTATTGCCCAAACACCATACGTGTTTAATAGCACCTGTTAATCATGATACGATTTTAACGACGATTGACCACGTTAGTATAAAACACAAAAATGTTAATGCGATACAATATCGCGTAGCTAATGAGAAGATTAGATTCGCTAGATTTAGACCGTTTCCGTTTTGGAAAAGAGTACATGACTCGTTCATTTCAAGTGGAGATGATGAGTAATGAAATTTACTTATACAATACAGCAGCCAGAAATGGTTCGCACATTTTTACAACAACAAGAATTTTCAAAACGGACGAT
This window harbors:
- a CDS encoding GTP pyrophosphokinase family protein; this translates as MNQWDQFLSPYKQAVDELKIKLKGLRKQYEVEDNASPIEFVTGRVKPMTSIIDKANKRQISFDRLHEEMYDIAGLRLMCQFVDDIDIVVNLLRQRQDFKVVEERDYISNTKQSGYRSFHVIIEYPIETLNGEKKILAEIQIRTLAMNFWATIEHTLRYKYDGDYPPEIQHRLERAAEAAFLLDEEMSEIKEEIQEAQKYYSKKRAKKHNND
- a CDS encoding NAD kinase; translation: MRYTILSKGDSKSNALKHKMINHMKDFQMVEDPDNPEIVISVGGDGTLLQAFHQYSHMLSRCAFVGVHTGHLGFYADWVPHEVEKLIIEINNSEFQVIEYPLLEIIVRYNDNGYETRHLALNEATMKTENGSTLVVDVNIRGNQFERFRGDGLCISTPSGSTAYNKALGGALIHPSLEAMQIAEIASINNRVFRTVGSPLVLPKHHTCLIAPVNHDTILTTIDHVSIKHKNVNAIQYRVANEKIRFARFRPFPFWKRVHDSFISSGDDE